In Xenorhabdus nematophila ATCC 19061, one DNA window encodes the following:
- a CDS encoding DUF969 domain-containing protein: MDYTINFWPLMGIAVIIIGFIIRFNTVLVVTIAGFVTGLAANMSMIEILEKLGAGFLNTLNLSLTILFPLVIIGLLERHGLKEQAQKSISHIKTATTGRLLIIYLFIRETSAALGLTSLGGHPQMVRPLLAPMAEGAAENQYGELPDSVRHRIRAMSAATDNTGLFFGEDIFVAFGAIIFMHNFMLESGGIQTEPLHIALWGIPTAICAFLIHSVRLYRLDYRLANELNSLNHSRLSSKEEQ, from the coding sequence ATGGATTACACCATCAATTTTTGGCCTCTAATGGGGATCGCTGTCATTATCATTGGCTTTATTATCAGGTTTAACACCGTTCTGGTTGTCACTATTGCCGGCTTCGTCACAGGTTTGGCTGCGAATATGTCAATGATCGAGATTTTGGAGAAACTCGGCGCTGGGTTTCTTAATACACTCAATTTGTCACTCACCATCCTGTTTCCACTGGTTATTATTGGATTACTCGAAAGGCATGGGTTAAAAGAACAAGCTCAAAAATCGATTTCTCATATCAAGACTGCCACGACCGGACGGTTATTGATCATTTATCTGTTTATACGTGAAACCTCCGCGGCTTTGGGGCTAACCAGTTTAGGCGGCCATCCGCAAATGGTTCGCCCTCTATTGGCTCCCATGGCAGAGGGCGCTGCTGAAAACCAATATGGTGAGTTGCCAGATTCAGTTCGTCATCGTATTCGCGCCATGTCAGCTGCAACGGATAATACCGGCCTGTTCTTTGGTGAAGATATTTTTGTCGCTTTTGGTGCAATTATTTTTATGCACAATTTCATGCTGGAATCAGGCGGAATCCAAACCGAACCTCTGCACATTGCTCTCTGGGGAATTCCCACAGCAATTTGTGCTTTTCTGATCCACTCTGTTCGGTTATATCGCCTTGATTACCGCCTTGCCAATGAACTGAATTCACTCAATCACAGCAGATTGAGCAGCAAGGAGGAGCAATAA
- a CDS encoding PAS domain-containing protein has product MDQVTPQFKNMWDKSHDSWFVKNKKLRFIYANKAFIRLNNLPEDFDITGYSEKELPTPFSHLARFFEEHDREVLQFMKKISSIGSYFELKNHPHFITKNKYL; this is encoded by the coding sequence ATGGATCAGGTAACTCCTCAGTTTAAAAATATGTGGGATAAAAGTCATGATTCATGGTTTGTCAAAAATAAGAAACTCCGTTTTATCTATGCAAACAAAGCGTTTATTAGATTAAATAATTTACCAGAAGATTTTGATATTACGGGATATTCAGAGAAAGAATTACCCACTCCGTTCAGTCATCTTGCTCGTTTCTTTGAAGAGCATGACCGTGAGGTCTTACAATTCATGAAAAAAATATCATCAATTGGTTCTTATTTTGAACTAAAAAATCATCCTCATTTCATTACAAAAAATAAGTATTTATAG
- a CDS encoding IS630 transposase-related protein, with translation MGYSLDFRKRVLAYKDKHSLTFEQTSAHFEISMRTLFRWCNKIEPCMTRDKPATKIPDEVLIADVQNCPDDYQWERAKRLGVSQSAIHYALKRLRITPKKNAPTPSR, from the coding sequence ATGGGCTACAGCTTAGATTTTCGAAAGCGAGTACTGGCATACAAAGACAAGCATTCGTTGACTTTCGAACAAACGAGTGCCCATTTTGAAATCTCCATGCGTACCTTGTTCCGGTGGTGCAATAAAATAGAACCTTGCATGACCCGCGATAAACCCGCCACGAAAATCCCTGATGAGGTACTCATTGCGGATGTCCAAAATTGTCCTGATGACTATCAATGGGAAAGAGCAAAACGTTTAGGTGTCTCACAATCGGCTATTCATTACGCCTTGAAACGGCTTCGGATCACCCCGAAAAAAAACGCTCCAACCCCCTCGCGCTGA
- a CDS encoding IS630 family transposase: MERISDYEQTDRPLVYLDESGFAQSMPRKHGYSEKGLRCFGTHDWHVKGRINVIGAILENTFVTLSLFTENINADVFYAWMTQDLLPKLPHGAVIVMDNAPFHKRNDTTQAIADSRCQLEWLPAYSPDLNPIEHKWGGAKAIRRQKRCSVDELFTEHIE; this comes from the coding sequence ATCGAGCGCATCAGCGATTATGAACAGACTGACAGACCCCTTGTTTATTTGGATGAAAGTGGTTTTGCTCAATCGATGCCACGTAAACATGGATATTCGGAAAAAGGGTTACGCTGTTTTGGTACGCATGATTGGCACGTAAAAGGCCGTATCAACGTCATTGGTGCCATTCTCGAAAATACCTTCGTCACCTTAAGCTTATTTACCGAGAATATTAATGCCGATGTTTTTTATGCGTGGATGACGCAAGATTTGCTGCCAAAGCTTCCACACGGAGCAGTGATAGTGATGGATAATGCGCCTTTCCATAAACGGAATGACACGACACAAGCGATAGCAGACAGCAGATGTCAACTGGAATGGCTTCCCGCTTATAGTCCGGATTTAAACCCTATAGAACACAAATGGGGCGGAGCAAAAGCGATAAGGAGGCAAAAAAGATGTTCAGTTGATGAGTTGTTTACGGAGCATATTGAATAG
- a CDS encoding Rpn family recombination-promoting nuclease/putative transposase, whose product MNNKKARPTPHDATFKGFMAQIENARDFFDIHLPEKIKRLCDFNTLTLTNSSFLDRQLRSRMSDVLYSVKTQQGDGYIYVLVEHQSTPDKMMAWRMMHYAFMAMNQHLQQGNKELPLVVPVLFYHGDSSPYPFQQRWTQCFSLPRLAEEVYFNPFPLVDVTVIDDNELVNHRKIAVMELAMKHKNLRDRVEAVTTLLAQALKYNYNSDNDVVTILNYLFVTMDSPHFEQVLQKLIEQVGSHQEVIMNIAQRLREQGIQQGIQQGIQEGEKQASINIARAFLKNGASIELVMKSTGLSREELLSLQ is encoded by the coding sequence ATGAATAATAAAAAGGCGCGCCCCACACCCCATGATGCTACATTCAAAGGGTTTATGGCTCAGATAGAGAATGCCCGAGACTTTTTTGACATTCATCTGCCGGAGAAAATTAAGAGGCTATGTGATTTTAATACGTTAACACTGACTAATTCTTCATTCCTTGACCGTCAGTTACGTTCAAGAATGTCCGATGTGCTCTATTCGGTGAAAACTCAACAAGGTGACGGTTATATTTATGTACTTGTTGAACATCAGTCAACGCCGGATAAAATGATGGCATGGCGCATGATGCATTATGCTTTTATGGCGATGAATCAACACCTTCAACAAGGAAATAAGGAACTCCCGCTGGTTGTGCCCGTTTTGTTTTACCACGGTGATAGTAGTCCTTATCCTTTCCAGCAGCGCTGGACACAATGCTTTTCATTACCTCGCTTAGCGGAAGAGGTGTATTTCAATCCATTTCCACTAGTCGATGTGACCGTGATTGATGATAATGAGTTAGTCAATCATCGCAAAATCGCCGTGATGGAACTGGCGATGAAACATAAAAATTTGCGAGACAGGGTTGAAGCTGTGACCACATTATTGGCACAGGCCCTTAAGTACAATTATAATAGTGACAACGATGTTGTTACTATTCTTAACTACCTGTTTGTTACAATGGACTCTCCACATTTTGAACAGGTACTTCAGAAACTGATTGAACAGGTAGGCAGCCATCAGGAGGTAATAATGAATATTGCACAGAGATTACGGGAACAAGGTATTCAGCAAGGTATTCAACAGGGCATTCAGGAAGGTGAAAAACAAGCTTCAATTAATATTGCCCGTGCCTTTTTAAAGAATGGTGCCAGTATTGAACTGGTTATGAAAAGCACCGGTCTTAGCCGTGAAGAACTCCTCTCCTTACAATAA
- a CDS encoding heavy metal-binding domain-containing protein: MKNATTPTLEGHTITDYLGVVTGETILGVNIVKDFFAGVRDIVGGRSDAYEKELKNAREIAFAEMNAQAQALGANAVVGIDIDYETVGKNGGMLMVAVSGTAVKIV; this comes from the coding sequence ATGAAAAATGCAACAACACCCACATTGGAAGGCCATACCATCACGGATTATCTGGGTGTCGTCACAGGGGAAACGATTCTTGGGGTAAATATTGTGAAGGATTTTTTTGCCGGGGTCAGAGATATCGTCGGTGGACGTTCTGACGCGTATGAGAAAGAATTGAAAAATGCCCGGGAAATTGCCTTTGCAGAAATGAATGCACAAGCCCAGGCCTTAGGTGCCAATGCAGTTGTCGGCATTGATATTGACTATGAAACCGTCGGAAAAAATGGCGGTATGCTGATGGTTGCTGTATCGGGAACTGCGGTTAAGATCGTGTAA
- the tldD gene encoding metalloprotease TldD has product MSLTYVSEHLLAANNLNHQDLFSVLGQLAERRLDYADLYFQSSYHETWVLEDRIIKDGSYNIDQGVGVRAVSGEKTGFAYADQITLNALQQSALAARSIVQEAGNGIAHTLGAVTHKALYSAVDPLQSMSREEKIALLHRVDLIARAEDPRVQEVNASLSGVYEQVLVAATDGTLAADIRPLVRLSVSVLVEEDGKRERGGSGGGARYGYEYFLQTEDGQVLAEQFAREAVHMALINLSAVAAPAGTMPVVLGAGWPGVLLHEAVGHGLEGDFNRRGTSVFSGQIGQKVASELCTVVDDGTIEGRRGSLAIDDEGVPGQYNVLIENGILKGYMQDKLNARLMGVAPTGNGRRESYAHLPMPRMTNTYMLAGNSTPEDIIASVDRGLYAPNFGGGQVDITSGKFVFSTSEAYLIENGKITQPVKGATLIGSGIEAMQQISMVGNDLALDKGVGVCGKEGQSVPVGVGQPTLKLDNLTVGGTAR; this is encoded by the coding sequence ATGAGTTTAACTTATGTCAGTGAACACTTACTGGCTGCTAATAATCTGAATCATCAGGATTTATTTTCTGTTTTAGGACAATTGGCGGAACGCCGTCTGGACTATGCCGATCTTTACTTCCAGTCGAGTTACCATGAAACATGGGTATTGGAAGACCGCATCATTAAAGATGGCTCTTATAATATTGATCAAGGTGTCGGTGTTCGTGCGGTCAGTGGAGAAAAAACAGGTTTTGCCTATGCGGATCAAATCACCCTGAACGCATTACAGCAAAGTGCGCTGGCAGCACGAAGCATTGTGCAGGAAGCGGGAAATGGCATTGCACATACATTAGGTGCAGTCACTCATAAAGCACTTTATTCGGCAGTTGATCCATTGCAGAGCATGAGCCGGGAGGAAAAAATTGCTTTACTGCATCGGGTTGATCTCATCGCCCGGGCGGAAGATCCGCGGGTACAAGAGGTCAATGCCAGCCTGAGCGGTGTTTATGAGCAGGTGTTGGTCGCCGCCACCGACGGGACACTGGCTGCGGATATCCGGCCACTGGTACGCCTTTCCGTCAGCGTGTTGGTGGAAGAAGATGGCAAACGTGAACGTGGTGGCAGCGGCGGCGGTGCCCGTTACGGCTACGAATATTTCCTGCAAACTGAAGATGGGCAAGTACTGGCAGAACAATTTGCCCGCGAAGCGGTGCATATGGCCCTGATTAATTTGTCGGCCGTTGCGGCACCAGCGGGCACGATGCCTGTCGTATTGGGTGCTGGCTGGCCGGGTGTTTTGCTGCATGAAGCAGTCGGTCATGGTCTGGAAGGCGACTTTAACCGCCGTGGTACTTCTGTTTTCTCTGGTCAGATCGGGCAGAAAGTGGCTTCAGAATTGTGTACTGTGGTTGATGATGGCACGATTGAAGGCCGTCGTGGCTCATTGGCGATCGATGATGAAGGGGTTCCGGGGCAGTACAACGTCCTGATTGAGAATGGCATCCTGAAAGGCTATATGCAGGATAAACTCAACGCCCGCTTGATGGGGGTGGCGCCCACAGGGAATGGCCGCCGTGAATCTTATGCACATCTGCCGATGCCACGCATGACCAATACCTATATGCTGGCTGGAAACTCAACACCAGAAGACATTATCGCCAGTGTTGACCGTGGACTGTATGCACCGAATTTCGGTGGCGGTCAGGTGGATATCACGTCTGGGAAGTTTGTTTTCTCAACATCAGAAGCCTATTTAATTGAAAATGGCAAAATTACTCAACCCGTGAAAGGCGCAACACTGATTGGTTCCGGTATTGAAGCCATGCAGCAGATTTCAATGGTTGGCAATGATCTTGCCCTCGACAAAGGCGTCGGTGTATGTGGCAAAGAAGGCCAGAGCGTTCCGGTCGGTGTTGGTCAGCCAACCCTGAAACTGGATAACCTGACCGTAGGTGGCACTGCCCGATAA
- the nit1 gene encoding deaminated glutathione amidase, with product MRNVNNVALLQLCSGTNVKYNLAQIEQQVKQLPDTVKLVLTPENALLFADAETYREHAEEQGNGPLQQAVGEMAQRYGVWLLIGSMPMISREDPTRITSSSLLFDDQGEIRARYDKIHMFDVNINDEHGAYNESTVYQRGEHITVVDTPVGRLGMTICYDLRFPGLFQALREQGAELISVPAAFTHLTGKAHWEPLLRARAIENQCIILAPAQVGVHGTRRTWGHSMAVNGWGEVIKKNALTVSALQLNIRRDSLAHMREQIKVVKHNRFRPQLTSLIKKNPN from the coding sequence ATGAGAAATGTCAACAATGTTGCACTCTTACAACTATGTAGCGGGACGAATGTTAAATATAATTTGGCGCAAATCGAACAGCAGGTTAAACAACTGCCAGACACAGTAAAATTGGTTCTGACCCCGGAAAATGCGTTGCTGTTCGCTGATGCTGAAACTTACCGCGAACATGCAGAAGAGCAGGGAAATGGGCCATTGCAACAAGCAGTCGGTGAGATGGCACAGCGTTACGGTGTCTGGTTGTTGATTGGTTCTATGCCGATGATAAGCCGGGAGGATCCAACCCGTATCACCAGTAGTAGCCTGTTATTTGATGATCAGGGCGAAATCCGCGCTCGCTACGATAAAATCCACATGTTTGATGTCAATATCAACGATGAACATGGTGCCTATAATGAATCCACGGTTTACCAGCGTGGAGAACACATTACCGTTGTCGATACACCGGTTGGTCGTTTGGGGATGACTATCTGTTATGATCTGCGTTTTCCCGGTTTATTTCAGGCATTGCGTGAACAGGGTGCAGAACTTATCTCTGTTCCGGCTGCGTTTACCCACCTGACAGGCAAGGCGCATTGGGAACCCCTGTTAAGGGCCCGTGCTATCGAAAATCAGTGCATCATCTTGGCCCCGGCACAAGTTGGTGTACACGGCACTCGCAGAACATGGGGTCATTCAATGGCAGTGAATGGCTGGGGGGAAGTTATCAAGAAAAACGCTCTGACCGTCAGCGCATTACAGCTTAATATCCGGCGGGATAGTTTGGCTCACATGCGTGAGCAGATCAAAGTGGTAAAACACAATCGATTCCGTCCACAACTGACTTCTTTGATAAAAAAGAATCCAAATTAA
- the yhdP gene encoding AsmA2 domain-containing protein YhdP, with translation MRRLPGILLATAAIVIIVVALLVSGLRFFLPHINEYRQQLAEKIAGATDMPVNIGYIKGHWESFGPSLEIRDISAKAEHGDIHAKKIVLSLDIWRSLLQRRWYFRDLSFYQLQVNYHKALFGQNGDSVLSEPDSLSSLFLEQFNHFDLNDSRFTFLTPSGEKADLRLPQLTWLNEDNRHRAQGSVSLSSINGQEGVVQVKLDLKDINGLLNDGALYLQADDIDMRLWLSRWLKDNTGLENAHFSLASWISLQDGRIDRGYLQLKQGQADWHVGDEKHQLAVNNLLLQMRRQGEGWLFDIPNLSNLKTDNQQWPVGHIKALYLNESPQYQNKDHWRIRAENIQLERLSGILPILSFVTPEVVQDWQYRQPKGMLNNFALDITPELPDNMGISMKWQDISWSRWKTLPSVSHFSGMLSGNKQQGNLRFELKNSVIDYGGLFQAPLDIASSEGRVDWKHDHQGLDVWGTGLDLQAKSLWFNGGFRYQQPQNAAPVLAMLAGIRLDDSGEAWRYFPKPLMGESLTNYLTTSLIKGKVDNATLIFQGNPHDFPFKQNNGQFQVFVPLRDAIFQYQPDWPALFDLDIDLNFQNNGLRMQALKARLGGVDINQVSAVIPDYSQKNLFIDAELSGEGQNIHDYFNHSPLAGSIGRALDSLQLEGNVDGKLHLDIPLEEGDVDASGEVVLQDTRLFIKPLNSKMEHLSGKFRFDNGNLTSDSLSANWLGNPLSLRFSTKHLPKYYQVDVNLGAHWAAQALPELPAEIRRKLSGTLNWQGKVNITIPSDDVSPKDEVKYRVAVDADLSHISSELPVLDTQSLREWDKVNILVDGSLNQLQVKGAIGKRYTFNTQWMLEEKHTRLQRGILLTDGEAFPALPKKPLLALALPAIDGEKLLGLIGSLNWNSSTDKGFLWPDELDISSPSLELAGQRWNQLTFNVVQQADGMKISAAGEEIHGNLLVQKNKPMQASINYLYYEPRFVTDPSVDADPSTLNKAAAPHYSLDNWPALNIRCAECWVAGLKLGKVTASIRPEGDSLMLTDGQVENSAGKLTLSGRWYESGTGSHTQAKGQLSGEKFDDMAAYFGFIVPIIDAPFTFDFNMKWQDVPWQPDLKTLNGTLAGNMKKGAIAKLGGGRAGQLLRLISFDALLRKLQLDFSDTFGNDFNFDSIRGDATIKNGVVHTDNFLIDGLAADINAKGWTDLVHRQINMDLVITPEISTTVGVATAFAINPVAGAAVFAATKVLGPLWSKISVIRYRVTGSLEQPKIDEVLRQLKENKGS, from the coding sequence ACCAGCTTCAGGTGAATTATCATAAGGCTCTGTTTGGGCAAAATGGCGATAGTGTACTTTCAGAGCCGGATAGCCTCTCTTCCCTGTTCCTTGAACAGTTCAACCATTTTGATCTGAATGATAGTCGTTTCACCTTCTTAACGCCCTCCGGGGAGAAAGCGGATCTGCGGTTGCCACAACTTACGTGGCTGAATGAAGACAATCGCCATCGGGCACAAGGGAGTGTCAGCCTTTCTTCGATCAATGGTCAGGAAGGTGTTGTTCAGGTGAAGCTGGATCTGAAAGATATCAATGGATTGCTCAATGATGGTGCCCTTTATTTGCAGGCCGATGATATTGACATGCGGCTGTGGTTAAGCCGTTGGTTAAAGGATAATACCGGGCTGGAAAATGCGCATTTCAGCCTGGCGAGCTGGATTAGTTTACAGGATGGCCGCATTGATCGCGGATACCTGCAACTTAAACAAGGGCAAGCTGACTGGCATGTCGGAGATGAAAAGCACCAATTGGCAGTGAATAATTTACTCTTGCAGATGCGCCGTCAGGGGGAAGGATGGTTATTTGATATCCCCAATCTATCCAACCTGAAAACTGACAATCAGCAGTGGCCTGTAGGGCATATCAAAGCGCTCTACCTTAATGAGTCACCGCAATACCAGAATAAAGATCACTGGCGTATTCGCGCCGAAAATATCCAGCTTGAGCGTTTAAGCGGTATATTGCCCATTTTGTCTTTTGTCACACCTGAGGTTGTTCAGGATTGGCAATATCGGCAGCCGAAAGGGATGCTCAATAATTTTGCTCTTGATATTACGCCAGAACTTCCCGATAACATGGGGATCAGCATGAAATGGCAGGATATCAGCTGGTCACGTTGGAAAACATTGCCTTCAGTCAGCCACTTCAGTGGCATGTTAAGCGGCAACAAGCAGCAGGGAAACCTCCGGTTTGAATTGAAAAACAGCGTTATTGATTATGGCGGCCTGTTTCAGGCTCCGCTCGATATTGCCAGCAGCGAAGGGCGTGTTGATTGGAAGCATGATCATCAGGGTTTGGATGTGTGGGGAACGGGGCTGGATTTACAGGCAAAATCACTGTGGTTCAATGGCGGTTTCCGTTATCAGCAACCACAAAATGCGGCACCCGTGCTGGCAATGCTCGCCGGCATTCGGCTTGATGACTCAGGCGAGGCATGGCGCTATTTTCCTAAGCCACTGATGGGAGAGTCTCTGACAAATTACCTGACAACGTCTTTGATTAAAGGAAAAGTCGATAACGCGACGTTGATTTTTCAGGGCAATCCCCATGACTTTCCATTTAAGCAAAACAATGGTCAATTTCAGGTATTTGTTCCCCTGCGCGATGCAATTTTTCAATACCAACCCGATTGGCCAGCCCTGTTTGATTTAGATATTGACCTGAATTTCCAAAATAACGGATTACGGATGCAGGCCCTGAAAGCCAGGTTAGGCGGGGTGGATATCAACCAAGTTTCGGCGGTGATCCCGGATTATAGTCAGAAAAATCTGTTTATTGATGCTGAATTATCCGGAGAGGGGCAAAACATCCACGATTATTTTAACCACAGTCCATTAGCGGGATCGATTGGCCGTGCATTGGATAGCTTGCAACTTGAGGGCAACGTGGATGGCAAACTCCATCTGGACATCCCCTTAGAAGAAGGTGACGTTGATGCGAGTGGTGAAGTGGTACTGCAAGATACCCGTTTATTCATCAAGCCACTGAATAGCAAAATGGAGCACCTCAGCGGTAAGTTTCGCTTTGATAATGGCAACTTAACCAGTGATTCGTTATCTGCCAACTGGCTCGGGAATCCTTTATCCCTGCGGTTTTCTACCAAGCATTTACCAAAATATTATCAGGTAGATGTGAACTTAGGGGCGCATTGGGCGGCACAGGCATTACCGGAGCTTCCCGCTGAAATCCGCCGTAAGCTGTCTGGGACGTTGAATTGGCAGGGTAAAGTCAATATTACAATACCTTCAGACGATGTTTCTCCAAAGGACGAGGTGAAATACCGTGTTGCAGTAGACGCAGATTTGTCGCATATCAGCAGTGAATTACCGGTATTGGATACACAATCACTGCGGGAATGGGATAAAGTTAATATTCTTGTTGATGGCTCCTTGAACCAACTTCAGGTGAAAGGCGCCATTGGAAAGCGATATACGTTTAATACCCAATGGATGTTGGAAGAGAAACATACGCGCTTGCAGCGCGGTATTCTGCTTACGGATGGGGAAGCGTTTCCGGCATTGCCAAAAAAACCGTTGCTGGCGTTAGCATTGCCTGCCATTGACGGTGAAAAATTGCTGGGATTGATTGGGTCTTTGAATTGGAATTCATCGACAGATAAGGGCTTTTTGTGGCCAGACGAATTAGACATTTCGTCGCCTTCACTGGAGCTTGCCGGGCAGCGCTGGAATCAGCTTACATTTAATGTTGTTCAACAAGCTGATGGGATGAAAATCAGTGCGGCGGGAGAAGAGATTCACGGTAACCTGCTTGTGCAGAAAAATAAACCGATGCAGGCATCAATCAATTACCTTTATTACGAACCCCGGTTTGTGACAGATCCATCCGTTGATGCTGATCCGTCAACGTTAAATAAAGCCGCCGCCCCGCATTATTCTCTGGATAATTGGCCGGCACTGAATATCCGGTGCGCAGAATGCTGGGTTGCCGGATTAAAGCTTGGCAAAGTCACTGCATCTATCAGGCCGGAAGGTGATTCCTTAATGTTAACGGATGGGCAGGTGGAGAATAGTGCCGGAAAACTGACATTATCCGGTCGTTGGTATGAGAGTGGCACAGGAAGCCATACCCAAGCCAAAGGGCAATTATCGGGAGAAAAATTCGATGACATGGCGGCTTATTTTGGATTTATCGTCCCGATTATTGATGCGCCTTTCACGTTTGACTTTAATATGAAGTGGCAAGATGTCCCGTGGCAGCCTGATCTCAAGACACTGAACGGGACATTGGCCGGAAATATGAAAAAAGGGGCCATCGCTAAACTGGGCGGTGGCAGAGCCGGGCAATTATTAAGGCTTATCAGCTTCGATGCTTTGTTGCGTAAATTACAATTGGATTTCAGTGATACATTCGGTAATGATTTCAACTTTGATTCCATTCGTGGTGACGCAACGATAAAAAATGGTGTCGTGCATACGGATAATTTCCTCATTGATGGATTGGCAGCGGACATCAATGCCAAAGGATGGACAGACTTAGTTCATCGCCAGATCAATATGGATCTGGTGATTACACCAGAAATTTCGACAACGGTGGGCGTTGCGACGGCCTTTGCAATCAATCCCGTGGCCGGTGCCGCCGTTTTTGCAGCAACGAAAGTGCTCGGGCCGTTATGGAGCAAGATATCGGTGATTCGCTATCGGGTAACGGGTAGCCTCGAACAGCCTAAAATTGATGAAGTCTTACGTCAGCTTAAGGAGAATAAAGGGTCATGA